The DNA segment GCAGACAATCCCCTCCCTCATCTAAGTATGTGTATTTTAACTTTTGTGGAGTTTCTGTTTCTATAAGCTTCATTTTATTCATTCTCTTCTCATACATTTTTGCTCTTGTTACTGGATCTTCTGTTATATGCCCTTCTTCGTTATGTTCATCTCCAGTATACCATGATATTGCTTTGCTGCCAATGTATGCTCTTGGGGATATTATGTTATTGAGGTCGAATCTCTTATAATCCCCCTCTTCATGCACAATATTACCTCTATCGATTTTTATTTCATCTATGTTTGGTATTGGTATTGAAGCTATTGTGTTGGCTATGAATTTGTCTAGCAAGTGTATTACTGGAACTTGATATTTTTCCGCTAAGTTTAATGCTTCTATGGTGTCATAGAATGCTTCTATATGATCCCCTGAGGTTAATACTATTCTTGGAAATTCTCCATGTGATGCTGATAACGTGAATAAGAGGTCTGCTTGCCCTCCTCTTGTTGGTAATCCTGTGCTTGGTGCTCCTCTTTGATAGTATGTTATCAATATGGGTGTTTCATTATTTCCAGCCCATCCCAATGCTTCCACCATTAAACTGAATCCAGGTCCACTTGTGGTTGTGGTGCTTCTAGCACCAGCTAGGGAGGCTCCTATTACTGATGATATTGCTGCTATTTCATCTTCGGTTTGCAATACGCAAATCCCTATTTCATCACCGTTTTCCATGGTTATCCTTTCATATGATTCTATGAATAAGCTTTCATCTGCTGCAGGTGTTATTGGATAGTAGCTTTGATATCTTACTCCCCCAATTATTTTGGCAATTCCAACAATATCGTTTCCACTTACAACCATGTACTCTTTATGTCTAGGTTTGGGCTTCTTTAATTTAATTTCGTATTCTTCCCCCACAATTTCGTCGATCATTTTTATTACGTGCATATTTGTTTTTACAAGTGATTCTCTCCCTTCAAATCTAACGTTTAATGCGTAGGTTAATGCCTTCTCATTTATTCTAAGTATTTTAGCTATTGCTCCAACTATTATTGCACTTATGTATCTTGAAACTTGAGTTGCTGGTATATTGTATTTTTCTGTTAGATTTGACAATATTTGTTTAAAGTTTATTCCCAGTTTTCTACAATTTAAATTGTTGATTAGTTCTTCTATGGTTATATTCTTCAATCTTCTTTTGACTTCTTCTTCCATACTCTTTACATCTTCTAATTTTACTTTCAAAACTCCTGTATCATATATTAGTATTCCATCCGGGGCTAAATCGTTTTGATGTGTGAATATTGTTTCAGCATCCATTGAAGCTATTATTTGTACTGGGTATTCGAGGGATATGGGTTCTTCCTGTGAAGATACTTTCATATGTATGTAACTGTGCCTACCAATTATGTTGGAATGGTATTCACGGTCTGATATCACTCCATATCCCAGTTTAACAAACGCTGTAGTCATTATTTGTGATATGGTTTCCAGTCCAGAGCCTTGTGGTCCTCCAAGTATTATATTTATCTCATCCCTTTCCTCCATATTTCATCATCCTGGGTAAGTCTCTTCTATTATGGTTTCATCTATTAGGAAGTTTCTTGATGGTTTATGCTCTTTATGTTTCAAATATTCCTCAAAAGTGTAAATGGGCTCTTTGCATACTGGACAGTACATTATGCCACCAGCTTCAAATATTCCCTTTACATCTTCTATCCTTTGCTCAACGTATTTTTGACAAGGTTCTCTAGTTCCCAAAGTCATAATGTCTAGTTCTTCGCATTTCCCAATATATGGGAATATTGGGTGTGCCAGATATTTTGAACATTTATAACATGTTCCGTTCATAATTTCCCATCAACGATTATATGGTTGAGTAAAATATATAACTATTGTGATTTTCACATGTCTTCTTTCGTCAGTATTTTTTGTGCTTCGCTTAACCCTTTTCCAAGTTCTATTGGTGTACCGAGTTTATGTAG comes from the Candidatus Methanomethylicota archaeon genome and includes:
- a CDS encoding 2-oxoacid:acceptor oxidoreductase subunit alpha — protein: MEERDEINIILGGPQGSGLETISQIMTTAFVKLGYGVISDREYHSNIIGRHSYIHMKVSSQEEPISLEYPVQIIASMDAETIFTHQNDLAPDGILIYDTGVLKVKLEDVKSMEEEVKRRLKNITIEELINNLNCRKLGINFKQILSNLTEKYNIPATQVSRYISAIIVGAIAKILRINEKALTYALNVRFEGRESLVKTNMHVIKMIDEIVGEEYEIKLKKPKPRHKEYMVVSGNDIVGIAKIIGGVRYQSYYPITPAADESLFIESYERITMENGDEIGICVLQTEDEIAAISSVIGASLAGARSTTTTSGPGFSLMVEALGWAGNNETPILITYYQRGAPSTGLPTRGGQADLLFTLSASHGEFPRIVLTSGDHIEAFYDTIEALNLAEKYQVPVIHLLDKFIANTIASIPIPNIDEIKIDRGNIVHEEGDYKRFDLNNIISPRAYIGSKAISWYTGDEHNEEGHITEDPVTRAKMYEKRMNKMKLIETETPQKLKYTYLDEGGDCLLISWGSTKGVCIDALKTLRSIYGINGSHLNIKMFSPFPSREISQIISEYEIDKIIMVENNYLSQASMVISMHIGKIIENRILKYTGRPIYKDELVKAIRNILSGKSKREVLMGGA